A section of the Amycolatopsis sp. AA4 genome encodes:
- a CDS encoding site-2 protease family protein — translation MRPSPIFLGILAVAVAGGFLAAYGDYTNPRDPMLVAGVVLLVLGGWMASLTLHEFGHAFVAFRGGDHEIAHKGYLSLDVRRYADPVLSFVLPLIFLLIGGIPLPGGAVWINRGALRNRATASWTSLAGPLANLAVGAALCLATMLIPMATGLYFAMSYLALLQMMTFLINILPVPGLDGWGALEPYLSPQARAFGARVRPWAPLALFALFFLFRPLSDLLWTIAGHIYAPLGGNALAAYFGQTAFLFWR, via the coding sequence GTGCGCCCGAGCCCGATCTTCCTCGGCATCCTCGCCGTCGCCGTCGCCGGTGGTTTCCTGGCTGCATACGGTGATTACACGAACCCCCGCGACCCGATGCTCGTCGCGGGCGTCGTGCTGCTCGTCCTTGGCGGCTGGATGGCTTCGCTGACGCTCCACGAGTTCGGGCACGCCTTCGTCGCCTTCCGCGGCGGCGATCACGAGATCGCTCACAAGGGGTACCTCTCGCTGGACGTCCGGCGCTACGCCGACCCCGTCCTCTCCTTCGTCCTGCCGCTGATCTTCTTGCTGATCGGCGGCATCCCGCTGCCCGGCGGCGCGGTGTGGATCAACCGCGGCGCGCTGCGCAACCGCGCGACCGCGTCGTGGACCTCGCTCGCGGGGCCGCTCGCCAACCTCGCCGTCGGCGCGGCGCTCTGCTTGGCGACGATGCTGATCCCGATGGCGACCGGCCTCTACTTCGCGATGTCCTACCTCGCGCTGCTGCAGATGATGACGTTCCTGATCAACATCCTGCCGGTGCCCGGACTGGACGGCTGGGGCGCGCTGGAGCCGTACCTCTCCCCGCAGGCGCGGGCGTTCGGCGCGCGGGTGCGGCCGTGGGCCCCGCTGGCGCTCTTCGCGCTGTTCTTCCTTTTCCGGCCGCTGTCGGATCTGCTCTGGACGATCGCCGGGCACATCTACGCCCCGCTCGGCGGCAACGCGCTCGCGGCCTACTTCGGACAGACCGCGTTCCTTTTCTGGCGCTGA
- a CDS encoding ABC transporter ATP-binding protein, translated as MTENGSQGRGGDPVLVVEDLTVQFPTSEGVVSAVRGVNYQLRRGEVLGIVGESGSGKSVTSLAVMGLLPKTAKVSGSIRFGGQDLLKSNEKELNRVRGKGIAMVFQDPMTSLNPVYTVGDQIAEAITAHHDVRKDVAKKQAIELLDLVRIPNPKQRADEYPHQLSGGMRQRVVIAIAMANNPDVIIADEPTTALDVTVQAQILEALQAAQKETGAAMVLITHDLGVIAGQADRVHVMYAGKVVESGTVDDIFYNPRMPYTLGLLGSLPRLDVKTERLTPITGSPPATQNMPPGCPFSPRCPLSQPICDEEEPVLVAGPNGQHAACHFTEQVVGKDPAELFSPTSADAAAVPVAVDAIANDTETNR; from the coding sequence ATGACCGAGAACGGCTCGCAAGGACGCGGCGGCGATCCCGTCCTCGTCGTTGAGGACCTGACCGTGCAATTCCCGACCAGCGAGGGCGTGGTCAGCGCCGTGCGCGGCGTGAATTACCAGCTTCGCCGCGGCGAGGTGCTCGGCATCGTCGGCGAATCGGGTTCCGGCAAATCGGTGACGTCGCTCGCGGTGATGGGCCTGCTGCCGAAGACCGCGAAGGTGTCCGGCTCGATCCGGTTCGGCGGGCAGGACCTGCTGAAGTCGAACGAGAAGGAACTGAACCGGGTCCGCGGCAAGGGCATCGCGATGGTCTTCCAGGACCCGATGACCTCGCTGAACCCGGTGTACACGGTGGGCGACCAGATCGCCGAGGCGATCACCGCGCACCACGACGTGCGCAAGGACGTCGCGAAGAAGCAGGCGATCGAACTGCTCGACCTGGTCCGCATCCCGAACCCGAAGCAGCGCGCGGACGAGTATCCGCACCAGCTGTCCGGCGGCATGCGCCAGCGCGTGGTGATCGCGATCGCGATGGCCAACAACCCGGACGTGATCATCGCGGACGAGCCGACCACCGCGCTCGACGTGACGGTGCAGGCGCAGATCCTCGAAGCCCTGCAGGCCGCGCAGAAGGAAACCGGCGCGGCGATGGTGCTGATCACGCACGACCTCGGCGTGATCGCCGGCCAGGCCGACCGGGTGCACGTGATGTACGCGGGCAAGGTCGTCGAATCCGGCACGGTCGACGACATCTTCTATAACCCGCGGATGCCGTACACGCTGGGCCTGCTCGGCAGCCTGCCGCGGCTGGACGTGAAGACCGAACGGCTCACGCCGATCACCGGTTCGCCGCCCGCCACGCAGAACATGCCGCCGGGCTGCCCGTTCAGCCCGCGCTGCCCGCTGTCGCAGCCGATTTGCGACGAGGAGGAGCCCGTGCTCGTCGCGGGCCCGAACGGCCAGCACGCGGCCTGCCACTTCACCGAGCAGGTCGTCGGCAAGGACCCGGCCGAGCTGTTCAGCCCCACCTCGGCCGACGCGGCGGCCGTCCCGGTCGCCGTGGACGCCATCGCGAACGACACGGAGACGAACCGATGA
- a CDS encoding ABC transporter permease: MLAFALRRLFVSVPILILSTFVVFVMVSLSANPLTPLIARNPPPPPRTIELERIRLHLDQPILERYWHWITGVLHGDFGPSVQSTMNIGSEVFGRFGVTLRLIVLAMVVALILAVLIGVISASRQYSKFDYTATFFGFLFLSMPSFWFALVLKQIGIGINESVGDQVFYTIGSSSVVASGGFWTQFGDVLGHLILPTISLALTSYAAWSRYQRASMLEVLNSDYVRLARAKGLPRWTVTRKHALRNALIPLTTVTALDIGSILGGAVVTETVFQWQGAGAFLLDAIKRSDVYAVEAWLLIAATFIILLNLVADLLYGLLDPRIRYA, translated from the coding sequence ATGCTTGCCTTCGCACTGCGCCGGCTATTCGTCTCGGTGCCGATCCTCATCTTGTCGACGTTCGTCGTCTTCGTGATGGTGTCGCTCTCGGCCAACCCGTTGACCCCGCTGATCGCGAGAAACCCGCCGCCGCCCCCTCGCACCATCGAGCTCGAACGCATCCGGCTGCATCTCGACCAGCCGATTCTCGAGCGCTACTGGCACTGGATCACCGGCGTGCTGCACGGTGATTTCGGCCCCTCGGTCCAGTCCACCATGAACATCGGCAGCGAGGTGTTCGGCCGGTTCGGCGTGACGCTGCGGCTGATCGTGCTCGCCATGGTGGTGGCGCTGATCCTCGCCGTCCTGATCGGCGTGATCAGCGCGTCGCGGCAGTACTCCAAGTTCGACTACACCGCGACCTTCTTCGGCTTCCTCTTCCTGTCGATGCCGTCGTTCTGGTTCGCGCTGGTGCTGAAGCAGATCGGCATCGGGATCAACGAGTCCGTGGGCGACCAGGTCTTCTACACCATCGGGTCCTCGTCGGTGGTCGCCTCGGGCGGGTTCTGGACCCAGTTCGGCGACGTGCTCGGCCACCTGATCCTGCCGACGATCTCGCTCGCGCTGACGAGCTACGCGGCCTGGAGCCGCTACCAGCGCGCGTCGATGCTCGAGGTGCTCAACAGCGATTACGTCCGCCTCGCCCGGGCCAAGGGCCTGCCGCGCTGGACAGTGACGCGCAAGCACGCGCTGCGCAACGCGCTCATCCCGCTGACCACGGTGACCGCACTCGACATCGGTTCGATCCTCGGCGGTGCCGTGGTCACCGAGACCGTGTTCCAATGGCAAGGCGCGGGCGCTTTCCTGCTGGACGCGATCAAGCGAAGCGACGTGTACGCGGTGGAAGCGTGGCTTCTCATCGCGGCCACGTTCATCATCCTGCTCAACTTGGTCGCCGATCTGCTCTACGGCCTGCTCGACCCGAGGATCCGCTATGCCTAA
- a CDS encoding metallopeptidase family protein yields the protein MATARDYRQRQRLRRDRHGRGLRGTLYPASLPAAASRAERFDALVLDALEPIEARWRHELTKLDVAVDDVPEVRMDGRAPADGVLHDGAVPLSRLVPAGVDRTGLPTRARIVLYRRPLEARAKDPSELADLVHDVLVEQVAGYLGVEPDVIEGD from the coding sequence GTGGCGACGGCTCGTGACTACCGACAACGGCAGCGGCTGCGACGGGACCGGCACGGCCGGGGCCTGCGCGGAACGCTCTATCCGGCGTCCCTGCCCGCGGCCGCGAGCCGCGCGGAGCGCTTCGACGCACTGGTGCTGGACGCCCTGGAGCCCATCGAAGCACGCTGGCGGCACGAGCTGACAAAACTGGACGTAGCGGTAGACGACGTCCCAGAAGTCCGCATGGACGGCCGAGCCCCCGCAGACGGTGTACTCCACGACGGCGCAGTCCCCCTGTCCCGGCTAGTCCCCGCAGGCGTAGACCGAACCGGCCTCCCCACGCGCGCACGAATCGTCCTCTACCGCCGTCCCCTGGAAGCCCGCGCAAAAGACCCGTCAGAACTAGCAGACCTGGTACACGACGTACTGGTAGAGCAGGTCGCAGGCTACCTAGGCGTAGAACCAGACGTCATCGAAGGCGACTGA
- a CDS encoding glycosyltransferase family 2 protein yields MPRTVVPPAVRTLPVLAIVVCHDGEEWLPLALSALRRSTVRPRHVLAVDTGSTDRTPKLLADAAQPGAAAEEPVLSGVVTLPSETGFAAAVAAAVAHAVERWGDPGTWLWVLHDDCAPEPDCLDQLVRAAEENPSAKVLGPVGTDWTDPRLIVEAGLSTDASGHRQQMAAPDGEPSEVLAVPSAGSLVQRELWDTLGGYDEDFSLLREDLDFGWRANAAGSLVLSVPSARVRHARALSTGQRTPDAAGRPLAALNRSHGVRVFLVNCSAPSFWFGLVRLPIMLLLRAIVFFVLRRTTEAGAELAALGYLCGGKGNLRAARARRREQPRPGTVRGLFTSRITRLRNAISAGVVGLVRRGVQSDVALGTVPDSVEQESAWIPPEALAASGARPVGPDALPAGALRGLSTRGRGLRRPGTVVAVTLPEAPVSEEDTEPVEETAAHPSPSPRPEPAAPEPDLVFVEVNRRRVLAATVFAPPVVLVVLLTALALVLNRGRLGLDLWGGQLLPVGGLGEIWSTYLSPWHPIAGGTGAPAPATLPVLGTIGAIFAPVGGPAALVAILLIGDIPLAALSAYVATRKLAVRRWVRAAVAATYALLPAATASVAQGRLDVVVVHLVLPLVVAGIVRLLTRPGTRWLHVSALSAFGVALLGAFSPLAHGLALVGLLVGFVVLPAPSGLARRVASVGIVVLLPLVLLLPWPTVLLRHPELLLQGLGGPAAPASATDLAGLTPGGPGAWPTGVVVLAATLVALVVRPRKQVVGGLALAVLGLIGVVVVRQIQLTPMQGGAAASGYAGVPLLVIGAGLLWAVLATWQRGGAAMPAAWLPKVLAVAGVVVVAALAAGAVATGSEGPLTAAARPQLAPEVAADVAATGRSVLDVSGAQVRQTGGRLALFGDDELAPVKGTPERLAEWRRGLGQGDVAALKRVFAAAAAGGVQYVVLPLGTDARAFAAAASDLAAVAAPMADGRPVLRLLPKAGQVALISPELAKQAVTGGGAPGVNPGVSPVAAGLPDVRVRVSEGPTGRLLVLAAEQEAGWQASVAGKAVPIVPAWGHQVAVSVPAQPSEVSVGFPGTERGLLLLVQLAAVLFTALTAIPSRRRVG; encoded by the coding sequence TTGCCTCGCACCGTCGTTCCGCCCGCTGTGCGGACGTTGCCCGTTCTGGCCATTGTGGTCTGTCACGACGGCGAAGAATGGCTGCCGCTGGCGCTTTCCGCGTTGCGGCGCAGCACAGTCCGTCCGCGGCACGTGCTCGCCGTGGACACCGGATCAACCGACCGTACCCCGAAACTGCTCGCCGACGCAGCGCAGCCGGGCGCGGCCGCCGAGGAACCCGTGCTGTCCGGAGTTGTCACTCTGCCGAGTGAAACCGGATTCGCGGCGGCGGTCGCCGCGGCCGTCGCGCACGCGGTGGAACGGTGGGGCGACCCGGGAACCTGGCTGTGGGTGCTGCACGACGACTGCGCGCCCGAGCCCGACTGCCTCGACCAGCTTGTCCGCGCCGCGGAGGAAAATCCGTCCGCGAAGGTGCTCGGCCCGGTCGGCACCGACTGGACCGATCCGCGGCTGATCGTCGAGGCCGGGCTGTCCACCGACGCGTCCGGGCACCGCCAGCAGATGGCCGCGCCGGACGGCGAACCCAGCGAGGTCCTCGCCGTCCCGAGCGCCGGATCGTTGGTGCAGCGGGAACTCTGGGACACGCTCGGCGGCTACGACGAGGACTTCTCGTTGCTGCGCGAGGATCTCGACTTCGGCTGGCGCGCCAACGCGGCCGGCTCGCTCGTGCTGTCGGTGCCGTCCGCGCGCGTCCGGCACGCGCGCGCCCTGTCCACCGGGCAACGCACCCCGGACGCCGCGGGCCGTCCGCTCGCCGCGCTGAACCGTTCGCACGGCGTACGCGTCTTTCTCGTGAACTGCTCGGCCCCCTCGTTCTGGTTCGGGCTCGTCCGGCTGCCGATCATGCTGCTGCTGCGGGCGATCGTGTTCTTCGTGCTGCGGCGCACCACTGAGGCCGGCGCGGAGCTGGCCGCGCTCGGATACCTGTGCGGAGGCAAGGGAAATCTCCGCGCGGCCCGGGCACGGCGGCGCGAGCAGCCGCGGCCGGGCACCGTCCGCGGGCTCTTCACGAGCCGGATCACGCGGCTGCGCAACGCGATCAGCGCCGGAGTGGTTGGACTCGTCCGGCGCGGGGTACAGAGCGATGTAGCACTCGGGACGGTGCCGGACAGCGTCGAGCAGGAGTCGGCGTGGATCCCGCCCGAGGCGCTCGCCGCGTCCGGCGCGCGTCCGGTCGGTCCGGACGCCCTGCCCGCCGGTGCGCTGCGCGGGCTGAGCACTCGCGGCCGCGGCCTGCGCCGTCCGGGCACGGTCGTCGCGGTCACGCTGCCGGAAGCGCCGGTGTCCGAAGAGGACACTGAGCCGGTCGAGGAGACCGCGGCCCATCCGTCGCCGTCGCCGCGCCCGGAACCGGCCGCGCCGGAACCGGATCTGGTGTTCGTGGAGGTCAACCGGCGACGCGTGCTCGCCGCGACCGTCTTCGCGCCGCCAGTGGTGCTCGTCGTGCTGCTGACCGCGCTCGCTTTGGTGCTCAACCGCGGGCGGCTCGGTCTCGACCTGTGGGGCGGGCAGTTGCTGCCGGTCGGCGGGCTCGGCGAGATCTGGTCGACCTATCTGTCGCCGTGGCATCCGATCGCTGGCGGCACCGGAGCGCCCGCTCCCGCGACGTTGCCGGTGCTGGGCACGATCGGCGCGATCTTCGCTCCCGTCGGCGGTCCGGCCGCGCTCGTGGCGATCTTGCTCATCGGGGACATCCCGCTCGCCGCGCTTAGCGCGTACGTCGCCACTCGCAAGCTCGCTGTGCGCCGCTGGGTGCGTGCCGCGGTTGCTGCGACCTACGCGTTGCTGCCTGCCGCGACCGCGTCGGTCGCGCAGGGGCGGCTTGACGTGGTGGTGGTGCATCTCGTGCTGCCGCTCGTGGTGGCGGGCATCGTCCGGTTGCTGACCCGGCCCGGCACGCGCTGGTTGCACGTCTCGGCGTTGTCCGCGTTCGGGGTTGCGTTGCTGGGCGCGTTTTCGCCGCTCGCGCACGGGCTTGCGCTGGTGGGGCTGCTGGTGGGGTTCGTGGTGTTGCCCGCGCCGTCCGGGCTGGCTCGGCGGGTGGCGTCGGTCGGGATCGTGGTGCTGCTGCCGCTGGTTCTGTTGCTGCCGTGGCCGACCGTGCTGCTGCGGCATCCGGAACTGCTGCTGCAGGGCCTCGGCGGTCCGGCCGCGCCCGCGTCGGCAACCGATCTTGCTGGCCTCACGCCGGGCGGGCCGGGGGCGTGGCCGACCGGGGTGGTCGTGCTCGCGGCGACGCTCGTTGCGCTGGTGGTTCGGCCGCGGAAGCAGGTGGTCGGCGGGCTGGCGCTCGCGGTGCTCGGGCTGATCGGCGTGGTGGTGGTGCGGCAGATCCAGTTGACGCCGATGCAGGGCGGGGCGGCCGCGTCGGGGTATGCCGGAGTGCCATTGCTGGTGATCGGTGCCGGGTTGTTGTGGGCGGTGCTGGCTACCTGGCAGCGGGGCGGTGCGGCGATGCCCGCGGCTTGGCTGCCGAAGGTCCTTGCGGTGGCTGGAGTCGTGGTGGTGGCCGCGTTGGCGGCGGGGGCGGTCGCGACTGGGTCGGAAGGGCCGTTGACGGCGGCGGCGCGACCGCAGCTGGCACCCGAGGTGGCGGCGGATGTCGCTGCGACTGGGCGGTCTGTGCTGGACGTCAGCGGTGCGCAGGTTCGGCAGACCGGGGGGCGGTTGGCGCTCTTTGGGGACGACGAGCTTGCGCCGGTCAAGGGGACGCCGGAGCGGTTGGCTGAGTGGCGGCGCGGGCTCGGGCAGGGGGATGTGGCGGCGCTGAAGCGGGTGTTCGCGGCGGCTGCGGCCGGCGGAGTGCAGTACGTGGTGTTGCCGCTGGGGACGGATGCTCGGGCGTTTGCTGCGGCGGCCAGTGATCTCGCTGCGGTGGCGGCTCCGATGGCGGATGGGCGGCCGGTGTTGCGGTTGCTGCCCAAGGCTGGCCAGGTGGCGTTGATCTCGCCGGAGCTGGCCAAGCAGGCGGTGACTGGCGGGGGTGCGCCGGGGGTTAATCCGGGGGTTTCGCCGGTGGCTGCGGGGCTGCCGGATGTTCGGGTTCGGGTTTCTGAAGGGCCAACTGGGCGGTTGCTGGTGCTGGCGGCTGAGCAGGAGGCTGGGTGGCAGGCCAGTGTGGCTGGCAAGGCGGTGCCGATTGTGCCTGCTTGGGGGCATCAGGTTGCGGTGTCGGTGCCTGCTCAGCCTTCGGAGGTTTCGGTCGGGTTTCCCGGGACTGAGCGGGGGTTGCTGCTGTTGGTGCAACTGGCTGCGGTGTTGTTTACGGCGTTGACGGCGATTCCTTCGCGGAGGCGGGTGGGGTGA
- a CDS encoding ABC transporter permease, giving the protein MPNDAIPGPPTTLGGGRFAPDDPQTPKGAPEREFTVKERSQAQLVFRRFLQHRLAMISLVVFVLIILFAYLGAAIWKYNAADITDQNSAPPSGDHPFGTDAVGHDTLAQVMRGTQISLQISILVAIFATVVGTVWGAVAGYYRGWLDTVLMRIADLVLTLPLLAVAAVLGHQSGGTWWLIAVVIGGLYWAYVSRVARGVVLSLREKEFVEASKALGASDSRIIFRHLVPNALGAIIVNLTILVSIAILLETALSFLGFGVQPPDTSLGLLVSSAQTAIDTRPWLFYFPGIFIILIALTINFIGDGLRDAFDPQQTKVRA; this is encoded by the coding sequence ATGCCTAACGACGCAATCCCCGGCCCGCCCACCACCCTGGGCGGCGGCCGGTTCGCTCCGGACGACCCGCAGACCCCGAAGGGCGCGCCGGAACGCGAGTTCACGGTCAAGGAACGCAGCCAGGCGCAACTGGTCTTCCGGCGGTTCCTGCAGCACCGGCTCGCGATGATCAGCCTCGTCGTGTTCGTGCTGATCATCCTGTTCGCCTACCTCGGCGCGGCGATCTGGAAGTACAACGCGGCCGACATCACCGACCAGAACTCGGCCCCGCCCTCGGGCGACCACCCGTTCGGCACCGACGCGGTCGGCCACGACACCCTCGCGCAGGTGATGCGCGGGACGCAGATCTCGCTGCAGATCTCGATCCTCGTGGCGATCTTCGCGACCGTCGTGGGCACCGTCTGGGGCGCGGTCGCCGGTTATTACCGCGGCTGGCTCGACACGGTCCTGATGCGCATCGCCGACCTCGTGCTCACGCTGCCGCTGCTCGCGGTGGCCGCGGTGCTCGGCCACCAGTCCGGCGGCACGTGGTGGCTGATCGCGGTCGTCATCGGCGGCCTGTACTGGGCGTACGTGTCCCGGGTGGCGCGCGGCGTCGTGCTTTCCTTGCGCGAGAAGGAGTTCGTCGAGGCGTCGAAGGCGCTCGGCGCGAGCGACAGCCGGATCATCTTCCGGCACCTGGTGCCCAACGCGCTCGGCGCGATCATCGTCAACCTGACGATCCTCGTGTCGATCGCCATCCTGCTCGAGACGGCGCTGTCGTTCCTCGGCTTCGGCGTGCAGCCGCCGGACACCTCGCTCGGGCTGCTCGTGAGCAGCGCGCAGACCGCGATCGACACGCGGCCGTGGCTGTTCTACTTCCCGGGCATTTTCATCATCCTGATCGCGCTGACGATCAACTTCATCGGGGACGGCCTGCGGGACGCGTTCGACCCCCAGCAGACGAAGGTGCGCGCATGA
- a CDS encoding ABC transporter family substrate-binding protein, which produces MLVTTRSRAAKLGAFVAGAALLLSACGGGGGGNSAVQTGQAFADCDKNPNTCNAAQADQLQQGGDVTYAIEKNVPNWNVISAEGNVFETGEVTKGLLPYTFYATPDLKPVLNKDFVESAEVTSTSPQTVVYKLNPKAVWSDGTAFSADDFIYNYKVQNGKDCPDCAAASTAGYDQVKSVTGSDGGKTVTVVFDKPFTDWKLLWSSGGAMYPAHLAKEHGDINTPAGLAASFKWFGTTVPTWSGGPWKISKFVNNQSVTEVPNEKYWGAKPHLNSVIFRVITDATQEPTALQNNEVQVIYPQPQVDLINQVKQMPNISSFIGLGLTWEHFDFNLKNPALSQKPLRQALFTAINRKDMIAKTVGQFTNKVEPLNNHNFVPQQTGYKDTVSATGQGSGDIEKAKKILTDAGYKLNNNQLSDPTGKPVPELRIRYTVGNQIRQNECELFAQTAAQLGVKVKVQSTDDLGQTTTSGDYDVIVFAWVASPFPFGGAIQNWGTGQGNNYGKYSSPQVDNLMAQANAETDQTKAADLLNQADQIMSEDAYVLPLYQKPTFIASSDKIANIRNNSTLDGPVYNMAEWGIRK; this is translated from the coding sequence ATGTTAGTGACGACTAGGTCGCGTGCCGCGAAACTCGGCGCGTTCGTCGCGGGCGCGGCCCTTCTGCTCTCCGCATGCGGTGGTGGCGGAGGCGGCAACAGCGCGGTGCAGACCGGGCAGGCATTCGCCGACTGCGACAAGAACCCGAACACCTGCAACGCGGCACAGGCCGATCAGCTCCAGCAGGGCGGCGACGTCACCTACGCCATCGAGAAGAACGTCCCGAACTGGAACGTCATCTCGGCCGAGGGCAACGTCTTCGAAACCGGCGAGGTCACCAAGGGCCTGCTGCCCTACACCTTCTACGCGACCCCGGACCTCAAGCCGGTCCTGAACAAGGACTTCGTCGAGTCGGCCGAGGTCACCAGCACCAGCCCGCAGACGGTGGTCTACAAGCTGAACCCGAAGGCCGTCTGGTCGGACGGCACGGCGTTCTCCGCCGACGACTTCATCTACAACTACAAGGTCCAGAACGGCAAGGACTGCCCCGACTGCGCCGCGGCCAGCACCGCGGGCTACGACCAGGTCAAGTCCGTCACCGGTTCGGACGGCGGCAAGACCGTGACGGTCGTGTTCGACAAGCCGTTCACCGACTGGAAGCTGCTCTGGAGCTCCGGCGGCGCGATGTACCCGGCGCACCTGGCCAAGGAGCACGGCGACATCAACACCCCGGCCGGCCTCGCCGCGTCGTTCAAGTGGTTCGGCACGACCGTCCCGACCTGGTCGGGCGGCCCGTGGAAGATCTCGAAGTTCGTCAACAACCAGTCGGTCACCGAGGTCCCGAACGAGAAGTACTGGGGCGCGAAGCCGCACCTGAACAGCGTGATCTTCCGCGTCATCACCGACGCGACGCAGGAGCCGACCGCGCTGCAGAACAACGAGGTGCAGGTCATCTACCCGCAGCCGCAGGTCGACCTGATCAACCAGGTCAAGCAAATGCCGAACATCTCCTCGTTCATCGGCCTCGGCCTGACCTGGGAGCACTTCGACTTCAACCTGAAGAACCCGGCGCTGTCCCAGAAGCCGCTGCGCCAGGCGCTGTTCACCGCGATCAACCGCAAGGACATGATCGCCAAGACCGTCGGCCAGTTCACCAACAAGGTCGAGCCGCTCAACAACCACAACTTCGTGCCGCAGCAGACCGGCTACAAGGACACGGTGAGCGCGACCGGCCAGGGCTCGGGTGACATCGAGAAGGCCAAGAAGATCCTGACCGACGCGGGCTACAAGCTGAACAACAACCAGCTGTCCGACCCGACCGGCAAGCCGGTCCCCGAGCTGCGCATCCGCTACACCGTCGGCAACCAGATCCGGCAGAACGAGTGCGAGCTGTTCGCGCAGACCGCGGCCCAGCTGGGCGTCAAGGTGAAGGTCCAGTCCACCGACGACCTCGGCCAGACCACCACCAGCGGCGACTACGACGTCATCGTGTTCGCGTGGGTCGCCTCGCCGTTCCCGTTCGGCGGCGCGATCCAGAACTGGGGCACCGGGCAGGGCAACAACTACGGCAAGTACAGCAGCCCGCAGGTCGACAACCTGATGGCGCAGGCCAACGCCGAGACCGACCAGACCAAGGCGGCGGACCTGCTCAACCAGGCCGACCAGATCATGTCCGAGGACGCGTACGTGCTTCCGCTGTACCAGAAGCCGACCTTCATCGCCTCGTCGGACAAGATCGCGAACATCCGCAACAACTCGACCCTCGACGGGCCGGTGTACAACATGGCGGAGTGGGGCATCCGGAAGTGA
- a CDS encoding WhiB family transcriptional regulator: protein MRLEADNREWGHVVGWGENPEQQLGDLTDLFDVPEEQDWQERALCAQTDPEAFFPEKGGSTREAKRICLGCEVKDDCLEYALAHDERFGIWGGLSERERRKLKKRAV from the coding sequence GTGCGGTTGGAAGCGGACAACAGGGAATGGGGGCACGTCGTGGGTTGGGGAGAGAACCCGGAGCAGCAGCTCGGGGATCTGACCGACCTTTTCGACGTCCCCGAGGAGCAGGACTGGCAGGAGCGCGCCCTGTGCGCGCAGACCGACCCGGAGGCGTTCTTCCCCGAGAAGGGCGGCTCGACCCGCGAGGCCAAGCGGATTTGCCTTGGCTGCGAGGTCAAGGACGACTGTCTCGAGTATGCGCTGGCGCACGACGAGCGCTTCGGCATCTGGGGCGGACTGTCCGAACGGGAACGTCGCAAGCTGAAGAAACGGGCTGTCTGA
- the mshB gene encoding N-acetyl-1-D-myo-inositol-2-amino-2-deoxy-alpha-D-glucopyranoside deacetylase yields MKRKLLLVHAHPDDESIATGGVIARYAAEGAEVCVVTCTLGEEGEIVPPRLAQLVAAEADQLGGYRSGEMAAAAVALGLARHEYLGGIGRWRDSGMAGTPSAEHPRAFTGGSPDEQAAQLRELIDDFAPQVVVTYDSFGGYGHPDHIRAHEITMAAAPDAPSVQRVFHVVQSEAALAVGLAELRADGTSPFRVAADGELPSTPDGKITTVVDISAHRQTKLAALRAHETQLTVVDGAVPHFALTNSIAQPLPSAEYFVLAHGDAAGAETDLFGGW; encoded by the coding sequence GTGAAGCGGAAGCTGCTGTTGGTCCACGCGCACCCGGACGACGAAAGCATCGCCACCGGCGGGGTCATCGCGCGGTACGCGGCCGAGGGCGCCGAGGTGTGCGTGGTGACCTGCACGCTCGGCGAAGAGGGCGAGATCGTCCCGCCGCGGCTGGCGCAGCTGGTCGCGGCAGAGGCCGACCAGCTCGGCGGGTACCGGTCCGGGGAAATGGCCGCCGCGGCTGTCGCACTCGGACTGGCCCGGCACGAGTACCTCGGCGGCATCGGCCGGTGGCGCGATTCGGGCATGGCGGGCACGCCGTCCGCCGAGCATCCGCGGGCCTTCACCGGTGGTTCGCCCGACGAGCAGGCCGCGCAGTTGCGCGAACTCATCGACGACTTCGCCCCGCAGGTCGTCGTCACCTACGACTCCTTCGGCGGCTACGGCCATCCCGACCACATCCGCGCGCACGAGATCACCATGGCGGCGGCCCCGGACGCGCCGTCGGTCCAGCGCGTCTTCCACGTGGTCCAGTCCGAGGCCGCGCTCGCCGTCGGGCTCGCCGAACTGCGTGCGGACGGAACATCACCGTTCCGGGTGGCCGCCGACGGCGAGCTTCCGTCCACTCCGGACGGCAAGATCACCACCGTGGTCGACATCTCCGCGCACCGGCAGACGAAGCTGGCCGCACTGCGCGCGCACGAAACCCAGCTGACCGTGGTCGACGGCGCGGTCCCGCACTTCGCGCTGACCAACAGCATCGCGCAGCCCCTCCCGTCCGCCGAGTACTTCGTGCTCGCCCACGGCGACGCCGCCGGCGCCGAGACCGATCTCTTCGGCGGGTGGTGA